A stretch of the Haliaeetus albicilla chromosome 17, bHalAlb1.1, whole genome shotgun sequence genome encodes the following:
- the POPDC3 gene encoding popeye domain-containing protein 3 produces MGENASFWESLIYAHPTCTTWKQEAEGSIYHLASILFVVGFMGGSGFFGLLYVFSLLGLGFLCSSVWAWLDVCAADIFSWNFILFAICFVQFIYVTYQVRSVSFDREFQELYSALFQPLGISLTVYRKIVLCCDAEVVTLEKEHCYAMQGKTPIDKLSLLVSGRIRVTVDGEFLHYIFPLQFLDSPEWDSLRPTEEGIFQVTLTAETDCRYVAWRRKKLYLLFAKHRFISRLFSILIGSDIAEKLYALNDRVHVGKGFRYDIRLPNFYHVSLAETPPVQPSHHLQRGSPRRKPTGVTNCGSFSTQS; encoded by the exons ATGGGAGAAAATGCAAGTTTTTGGGAGAGCTTGATATATGCACATCCTACATGTACCACCTGGAAGCAAGAGGCAGAGGGATCTATCTACCACCTAGCCAGTATTCTCTTTGTTGTGGGCTTCATGGGTGGAAGTGGATTCTTTGGGCTTCTCTATGTCTTCAGCTTGCTTGGATTGGGctttctctgctcttctgtttGGGCTTGGCTGGATGTCTGTGCCGCTGATATATTCTCCTGGAATTTTATACTGTTTGCTATATGCTTCGTCCAGTTCATTTACGTTACCTACCAAGTTCGGAGTGTTTCCTTTGACAGAGAATTCCAGGAACTCTACAGCGCTCTCTTCCAGCCTCTGGGAATTTCCTTGACTGTCTACAGGAAGATTGTCTTGTGCTGCGATGCAGAAGTGGTTACCCTGGAGAAGGAGCACTGTTACGCCATGCAGGGCAAAACACCTATTGATAAACTGTCCTTGCTTGTGTCAGGCAG GATCAGAGTGACAGTTGATGGGGAGTTTCTGcattatatttttcctcttcaattTCTGGATTCTCCTGAATGGGATTCACTGAGGCCCACAGAAGAGGGAATTTTCCAG gTAACACTTACAGCAGAGACAGATTGTCGGTACGTGGCctggaggagaaagaagctgTATCTGCTGTTTGCAAAACACCGTTTCATCTCCCGCCTGTTCTCAATTTTAATTGGGAGCGACATTGCTGAAAAACTGTATGCCTTGAATGACAGAGTGCACGTGGGGAAGGGCTTTAGGTATGACATTCGGTTACCGAACTTCTACCACGTCTCACTGGCAGAGACCCCTCCGGTGCAGCCCTCCCACCACCTACAGAGAGGGTCCCCCCGGCGCAAGCCCACCGGGGTTACAAACTGTGGCTCCTTCAGCACACAGTCCTAG